DNA from Mucilaginibacter mallensis:
CCGGGTTCAGATCTTTTATACCTAATAAGTGCCTTGTGCTTAGTCCTGCCATTTTTATTTATTTCGGAATTCGGAATTTCGAATTCGGATTTATTTATTTTTTATTTCACTGTCATGCCGAAACAAGTTCAGGATGACTTGCTGTTTTATATCAATTCCGAAATCAAAATTCCGAAATCCGAAGTCAAATTATTTTGCTTCCGACAATAAAACAATCTTATCCTCACCATCGGTTTCTTTCCAGCTTACCACAACTTTTTGCGATGCGATGGAATCAACCTCGATACCTATATAATCTGCCGCCACAGGTATATGCCTTGAATAACGGCGGTCAACCAATGTTAACAATTCAATCTTCTCAGGGCGACCAAAGGCTAGCATAGCATCCATTGCAGCGCGGATGGTGCGACCCGTCCACAACACATCATCCATCATCACTACCTTTTTGCCTTCAATTATAAAGTCTATTTTAGTTTGATTAGGCACCAGCTGTTCGCCACGACGACGGAAGTCGTCTCGATAGAAAGTGATATCCAAGTCGCCTTGTAATATAGTTTTGCCTGGTAATATTTTGCGTAATTCTTCAGCTACACGCTTGGCTAAATAAATGCCGCGTGGTTGTATGCCGATAAGTACAGAGCCTGAGAAATCGTTATGATTTTCAATTAACTGACGACATAAACGCTGAATAGTGATCTGAAACTTTTGACCGTCGAGCAGTGTAAGATTTTGCATCGTTGGGGGTGGATTTGGGCAAAGGTAATAATTTTTTAGAAAATAGGTAATTGCAATTTAACAGAAACGTCATGAAGGTGTAATTGTAAAGCGGATTTTCACTGGCTTCAGTTTGCAACTGAAGCCTACGGATGACGATGCTGTCGGGTACTGAATTATCTTTCAGTTTGCAACTGGATAGCGGTTTACTTATCGCTTCGAATCGCTTTTCGCTAAGAAGTCACTTTTTGTCTTGATACAAAAAGTAACCAAAAAAATCAAGTCAGTAGATTAGGCTTCTTTACGCACAAGGCCTCTGCCCTGCAAATCAGGCAAAACCTGGGCTGCTATATTTTTACCCTGCTGTCGCTACACACTTGGCCTTTACCCTTCTGTAAAAATCTGTTATGCCTTGCCATTGCACACAACGCCACCACCGTTTTGCCTGATTTCGTCCGAAGCTGTTCTACTGACGGGGGAAAAGAAAACAATCCTTTCCACCACATCTTTTTACGAGGAACGAAGTTATCACTAACTATACAGATCAAAATCAACTTGTCATTCTGAGCGACAGCGAAGAACCTATCCGCGTTCATATGTCAGCGATGATCTGCCGCATGTATAATAGATGCTTCGTTCCTCAGCATGACAATATCAACAAAGGACGAAATCAACACAAGTAAGAGGATTTGATTGCTATGCTCCTGCCAATCTTTCCAACGCCACCATCGCCCTCCCCGCATCTTTTTTTGCAACAAAAATATGATCATGGTAATAAGCAGCAACAACATTGCAGCTGATGCCTTCATTAGCCAGTGCTGTCGCGAATGCGGCGGTTAAGCCGGTAGCTTCGAGGGAAGAATGTATGGTTAGCGTTATCCAGGCGGCTATATAGCTGTAATCAAGTTTAAGCCTATCTGCAGTTTCTTTTTTAAGGATGAGGGTTATGCCTTCGGTTTCTTTGAAAGATGCTATGATCTCATTAATATCAATATTGGCCAGGCTGGATATCGTACAAAAAGCATAATCACCATCATGCAGCAGGGGTGTCATGTTTTTTAGCAAGATGTTTAAATCGGTTTCTCCGTTCATGGTTTAAATATATAAAAAAAGCCCCCATGATAAAATCATGAGGGCTTGCAGAATATTAGTGTCTAAAGCTTATTGGGCTTCGTCTTCAGTTTCTGATTTTTTAGCCTTGCGGGCTTTGCTTTCAGCACCTTCCATTTGCTCTTTTAACTGAGCAAGTACGCTAAGGTCGCCTAAAGTTGATTTTTCAACCGAGTCTTTCACTTTCTTAACCGCGTTAGTTGCAGATTTTGCTTCTTTTTTACGGTTTTCAAATTCCTGAACACGAGCATCAGCGCGAGCTTCTTCCCATATACGTGAGTGTGAAATAACTATACGTTTGTTTTCTTTGTTAAATTCAATGATCTTGAATTCAGCAGTTTCCTCAGCTTTTAAGCTCTTTCCGTCTTCTTTAACCAGGTGTTTGGTTGGCGCGAAGCCTTCAACACCGTAAGGTAAAGCTACGATAGCACCTTTTTCAGTTACTTTTAACACGGTACCTTCATGTATTGAGTCAATAGTGAAGATGGTTTCAAAAGTATCCCAAGGGTTTTCTTCAAGCTGTTTGTGGCCTAAGCTTAATTTGCGGTTTTCAACATCAAGTTCCAATACAACCACGTCTAATTTTTCACCAACTTTAGTGAATTCGTTAGGGTGATTTACTTTCTTAGACCATGAAAGGTCAGAGATGTGGATCAATCCGTCAATACCATCTTCAAGCTCAACAAATACACCAAAGTTGGTCATGTTTTTAACTGTAGCTATGTGTTGTGTACCAACAGCGTAACGTTCAGCAGCATTTTGCCAAGGATCTGGGGTTAATTGTTTAATACCTAATGACATTTTGCGCTCGTCGCGGTCAAGTGTTAACACTTGTGCTTCAATCTCGTCACCAACTTTAAGGAATTCCTGAGGATTGCGTAAGTTTTGAGACCATGACATTTCTGACACGTGGATCAAACCTTCAACACCCGGGATGATTTCTAAGAATGCGCCGTAATCAGCAACGGTAACAATTTTACCCTTAACCTTAGAGCCGATCTGGATGGTTTCATCCAATGACTGCCAAGGGTGTGGAGTTAATTGTTTTAAGCCAAGAGCGATACGTTTTTTCTCATCATCAAAATCAAGCACAACAACGTTGATTTTTTGATCTAATGCTAAGATTTCGCGTGGGTGCTCAATACGGCCCCATGAAATATCTGTAATGTGTAGTAAACCATCAACACCACCAAGGTCAATAAATACACCAAAGTCGGTAATGTTTTTAACGGTTCCTTCAAGTACCTGTCCTTTTTCAAGGCGGGCAACGATCTCAGTTTTTTGGTTTTCCAAATCGTCTTCGATCAGCACTTTGTGCGATACTACTACGTTTTTAAATTCGTGGTTGATCTTAACAACTTTGAATTCCATTGTCTTACCAACATATACGTCATAATCCCTGATAGGTTTAATGTCGATCTGTGAACCTGGTAAGAAGGCTTCAACGCCCATAATATCAACGATTAAACCACCTTTAGTTCTGCTCTTAACAAAACCTGTGATGATCTCATCATTATCTAAAGCTGAATTAATGCGCTCCCATGATTTTTGAGTTTTCGCGCGTTTACGTGAAAGTACTAACTGTCCGTTAGCATCTTCCTGTGATTCAACAAAAACTTCAACTGTATCACCGATCTTCAGATCAGGTGTATCACGGAATTCAGAAACTGATACTAAACCGTCAGACTTAAAGCCTACGTTTAATACCACATCTTTGCTGTTAACATTTACAACTGTACCGGTGATGATCTCGCCTTTAGTGATAGAGCTGAAAGTGCCATCATAAAGTTTCTCTAATTTCTCACGATCAGTGTCGCTGTAATTGCCAAACTTCTTGTCATCTGCATCCCAATCGAAATCTGCGTCGGGGGTAATTGCAATTTGTGACTTGATGTCTTCAATAGAGATCGAATCAGCTTCTGACTCGATAGTCTCTTTTTCTGCAGTAGGTGCGGTAACTGTTCCCAGTTCAGCCTCTTTTGCTTTTAATTCTTTTTCTGCTTCTTGTTTTTTTGCCATTAAATAATTTTTCTCCTTTTCCCAATTTTCTAATTGGGACTGCAAAGGTACGGATATAATTTTGGTACAAAAAAATATTTTTATTGTTAAATGCTGATTTTTAGGTGATTTTGATAGAAAAGTTTAATTGTGATAGATGTTTTATTATATTAATGAGTATGTTATAAGGTTTTTATAGTAATTACCGCTTCATTGTATATTCCAGACTGCCGCTATATGGAGGTTCATTTGAGAAAGAATAAATTACCAGGCTTGTAGACGTAAGTTTTTTAATATCATACGAAGTAGTACGTGTATCAATGTTTCTTTTTAAATATAAGCTGTCTCCTGCAATATGATATTGGCCGGAATCAAGCACGTTCATTGAGTCTTGCGGTTTTTCAATAAATACTCCATTTGCATCAAACTCAAAATAACTAGTAGGATCCAAAGTAGTTGTATAGTCCTGAGTGCTTGTTAATACATTGTTGGTATAGCTTGTATAAGTTTGTTCAACCCAATACCACTTTCCGATTATAGAAGCTTTATTTACTGAATTGGAATCCTTTTTACAGGAGATAAAAAATATTATAACCGTCAGGATAGTATACAAAGGAAACTTCTTCATTATGTGATATGATTTTTAGTCTGCCAATATAAAAAATATGGGTGATTAGAATTAGTTTTCTGATAATTTCCCATCTATCTCATCAAAAATCAGCATAAAATCATCATATATCTGCTCGCGGTAATCAACAACAACTTCGTTTATTTCTGTCTCATGCTCATCTGTAAAAGGATCATCCCATACCCGCATACAGATCCTTTTCAAGGCATAGGCTATTTTAGGGGTTTCGGAGTAGGTGTGCAGGTAACCGTCCTGTTTAAAGCGGTTGAAAAATTTAAAGAATTTACTGGTATCCTGTAAGCCGGAAAAAGTTAAAAACTCTTGTATAACGGCATCGTCGCAGCCTGCCATGTGATCATAAAAATCATCAACAGTTATTTTATTAGTGGTGATAAGCAGGTTATCCAGTATCAGTTCTAAAGCAATGTGCCCTAAAAAGAAAGGTTTTACCGGTGAGCCTTCAATAGCTGGCAGCAATAGTTTTTTTAGTTCGTGCGAGCGGGTTAGAAAGAAATCAGAGGAATGAAAGTAGCGGTCGACCTCCAAATGTTTGTTCCATCCTTTGATGATGGCGTTTACTGATTCGTTACTGTGATGCAGTTTTTCAGGGTGCAGTACGATGGTTTTATCGGCATTTTTGAGCAGATCGGGCAGTACCGTCCCCAGTATATGGTAACAGTTGGTAACATGCCGGTCAAAATAAAAATGCGATAGAAAATTCATATATAGCTTCCCTTGCAAAATACCCCAATTAACCCAATATACGAAAAATTTGTGCTAACGAATGTTGATTGAAGAGTAAAAAAGAGATTTTATAGTATTCTGCTATATTTGCAGTCCGCTTTAAACGGATAGTATATACGATGAATTTTGTTGAAGAATTACGCTGGAGAGGCA
Protein-coding regions in this window:
- a CDS encoding ACT domain-containing protein; the protein is MNGETDLNILLKNMTPLLHDGDYAFCTISSLANIDINEIIASFKETEGITLILKKETADRLKLDYSYIAAWITLTIHSSLEATGLTAAFATALANEGISCNVVAAYYHDHIFVAKKDAGRAMVALERLAGA
- the pyrR gene encoding bifunctional pyr operon transcriptional regulator/uracil phosphoribosyltransferase PyrR; translated protein: MQNLTLLDGQKFQITIQRLCRQLIENHNDFSGSVLIGIQPRGIYLAKRVAEELRKILPGKTILQGDLDITFYRDDFRRRGEQLVPNQTKIDFIIEGKKVVMMDDVLWTGRTIRAAMDAMLAFGRPEKIELLTLVDRRYSRHIPVAADYIGIEVDSIASQKVVVSWKETDGEDKIVLLSEAK
- the rpsA gene encoding 30S ribosomal protein S1 produces the protein MAKKQEAEKELKAKEAELGTVTAPTAEKETIESEADSISIEDIKSQIAITPDADFDWDADDKKFGNYSDTDREKLEKLYDGTFSSITKGEIITGTVVNVNSKDVVLNVGFKSDGLVSVSEFRDTPDLKIGDTVEVFVESQEDANGQLVLSRKRAKTQKSWERINSALDNDEIITGFVKSRTKGGLIVDIMGVEAFLPGSQIDIKPIRDYDVYVGKTMEFKVVKINHEFKNVVVSHKVLIEDDLENQKTEIVARLEKGQVLEGTVKNITDFGVFIDLGGVDGLLHITDISWGRIEHPREILALDQKINVVVLDFDDEKKRIALGLKQLTPHPWQSLDETIQIGSKVKGKIVTVADYGAFLEIIPGVEGLIHVSEMSWSQNLRNPQEFLKVGDEIEAQVLTLDRDERKMSLGIKQLTPDPWQNAAERYAVGTQHIATVKNMTNFGVFVELEDGIDGLIHISDLSWSKKVNHPNEFTKVGEKLDVVVLELDVENRKLSLGHKQLEENPWDTFETIFTIDSIHEGTVLKVTEKGAIVALPYGVEGFAPTKHLVKEDGKSLKAEETAEFKIIEFNKENKRIVISHSRIWEEARADARVQEFENRKKEAKSATNAVKKVKDSVEKSTLGDLSVLAQLKEQMEGAESKARKAKKSETEDEAQ
- a CDS encoding lipocalin family protein, whose product is MKKFPLYTILTVIIFFISCKKDSNSVNKASIIGKWYWVEQTYTSYTNNVLTSTQDYTTTLDPTSYFEFDANGVFIEKPQDSMNVLDSGQYHIAGDSLYLKRNIDTRTTSYDIKKLTSTSLVIYSFSNEPPYSGSLEYTMKR